One genomic window of Deltaproteobacteria bacterium includes the following:
- a CDS encoding 5-methyltetrahydropteroyltriglutamate--homocysteine S-methyltransferase yields the protein AVSGIHLCRGNQRSMWHREGSYDAVAERLFSELRHRRLLLEYDTERAGGFEPLRFVPKGTVVVLGLVSTKVPELESVDFLKRRIDDAARYLPLEQLAISPQCGFSSDVVGNLITPDDQKRKLERVVETARQVWG from the coding sequence CGCCGTGTCCGGCATCCACCTGTGCCGCGGCAACCAGCGCAGCATGTGGCACCGCGAGGGCTCGTACGACGCGGTGGCGGAACGGCTGTTTTCCGAACTCCGGCACCGCCGGCTGCTGCTGGAGTACGACACCGAACGCGCCGGTGGGTTCGAGCCGCTGCGCTTCGTCCCCAAGGGCACGGTAGTAGTGTTGGGCCTGGTGAGCACCAAGGTGCCGGAGCTTGAGAGCGTGGATTTCCTGAAGCGGCGCATCGATGACGCAGCCCGCTACCTGCCGCTGGAGCAGTTGGCCATCAGCCCCCAGTGCGGCTTCTCCTCCGACGTGGTAGGCAACCTCATCACGCCCGACGACCAGAAGCGCAAGCTCGAACGGGTGGTGGAGACCGCGCGGCAGGTGTGGGGGTGA